The following proteins come from a genomic window of Sinorhizobium fredii NGR234:
- a CDS encoding transporter substrate-binding domain-containing protein, giving the protein MRRLFAKLAIGAAALAFATVAQAGETLDRVMDKKAMVVATNSGWPPQSYLDDSNEMVGFDIDVSKEIAKRLGVEVSFETPDWATLTGGRWQGRYDLGVGSVTPTKARAQVIDFAGIYYYSPYVYVLHKDSQAKSVADLNGKIIGVETATTSEDFIRRQLEIDAPGLPPVEYKLEPGEIRTFADSMLPFDDLRLGDGVRLDAVIAPEQTAMNAIKNGYPLRVLDGEYAFREPLVVIAEKVDPDWTTKIGEILAEMKRDGTLATLTTKWYGKDYSAD; this is encoded by the coding sequence GTGAGGAGACTGTTTGCAAAGCTCGCCATCGGCGCCGCCGCATTGGCATTCGCGACCGTTGCCCAGGCGGGTGAAACGCTCGACCGGGTCATGGACAAGAAGGCCATGGTCGTCGCCACCAACAGCGGCTGGCCGCCCCAGAGCTATCTCGACGACAGCAACGAGATGGTCGGCTTCGACATCGACGTCTCCAAGGAAATCGCCAAGCGACTTGGCGTCGAGGTCAGCTTCGAGACTCCCGACTGGGCGACGCTGACCGGCGGCCGCTGGCAGGGGCGCTACGATCTCGGTGTCGGTTCCGTCACGCCGACCAAGGCGCGCGCCCAGGTGATCGACTTTGCCGGAATCTATTACTACAGCCCCTATGTCTATGTTCTTCACAAGGACAGCCAGGCGAAGTCCGTCGCCGATCTGAACGGCAAGATCATCGGCGTCGAGACCGCAACGACCTCCGAAGACTTCATTCGTCGCCAGCTCGAGATCGACGCACCGGGCCTGCCGCCGGTCGAGTACAAGCTCGAGCCGGGCGAGATCCGCACCTTCGCCGATTCCATGCTGCCCTTCGACGATCTGCGCCTCGGGGACGGCGTGCGGCTCGACGCCGTCATCGCGCCTGAGCAGACCGCCATGAATGCCATCAAGAACGGTTATCCGCTCCGCGTTCTGGACGGCGAATACGCCTTCAGGGAGCCGCTGGTGGTGATTGCCGAGAAGGTCGATCCGGATTGGACCACGAAGATCGGCGAGATCCTTGCCGAGATGAAGAGGGACGGTACGCTCGCAACCCTCACCACCAAGTGGTACGGCAAGGATTACAGCGCCGACTGA
- a CDS encoding four-carbon acid sugar kinase family protein — protein MQTPLLSYYGDDLTGSTDVMEALASQGVETALFLRIPQPALLERFAHCRAFGLAGTSRSQTPDWMAEHLPSAFVWLKSLGAEIAHYKVCSTFDSSPAVGNIGKAIEIGREVFGKAPVPLVLGAPQIRRYTSFGNLFAAFRGETYRIDRHPVMSRHPVTPMDEADIRRHLSRQTSLKTGLVDIAQLASADANATTDFAFAEGNDIVLLDVAGAESQAAVGRQLWRKRSSGGQFACGSSGLEYALVREWRRLGLLDGAPPTFKAPGPVDRIAVVSGSVSPTTERQIRHALQNGFDGIGLDPVAFAAAEGGAALEDAIARGLAVLATGRSVVLHTALGPSSDRGDAIRLEEGPRHRIGERLGLLLKELVKRAGLRRAVIAGGDTSSHALGQLSVDALTLRLPLPQSPGSPLCTAHSANPLVDGIEVALKGGQIGLDDYFSMIRSGWPAAC, from the coding sequence ATGCAGACACCATTGCTGAGCTACTACGGCGACGACCTGACCGGCTCCACCGACGTCATGGAGGCGCTCGCCTCGCAGGGCGTCGAGACGGCGCTGTTCCTCAGGATTCCGCAGCCCGCGCTGCTCGAACGTTTCGCCCATTGCCGTGCCTTCGGCCTTGCCGGCACGAGCCGCAGCCAGACACCCGATTGGATGGCGGAACATCTGCCTTCCGCCTTTGTCTGGCTGAAGTCGCTGGGGGCCGAGATCGCCCATTACAAGGTCTGCTCGACCTTCGATTCTAGCCCGGCGGTCGGCAATATCGGCAAGGCGATCGAGATCGGCCGCGAGGTGTTCGGCAAGGCGCCGGTGCCGCTGGTGCTCGGCGCACCGCAAATCCGACGCTACACGAGCTTCGGCAATCTCTTCGCGGCCTTTCGGGGCGAAACCTATCGCATCGACCGCCATCCGGTGATGAGCCGCCATCCGGTAACGCCGATGGATGAAGCAGACATCCGACGGCACCTGTCGCGACAGACGTCCTTGAAGACGGGGCTCGTCGACATCGCCCAACTCGCGTCGGCGGATGCAAACGCGACCACGGATTTCGCCTTTGCCGAAGGAAACGACATCGTCCTTCTCGACGTCGCCGGCGCCGAAAGCCAGGCGGCAGTCGGGCGGCAGCTCTGGCGCAAGCGTAGCTCCGGCGGCCAGTTCGCCTGCGGTTCCTCGGGCCTCGAATATGCGCTCGTCCGCGAGTGGCGCCGGCTTGGCCTGCTCGACGGGGCGCCACCTACCTTCAAGGCGCCAGGCCCTGTCGATCGGATCGCCGTCGTCTCCGGCAGCGTCTCGCCGACGACGGAGCGGCAGATCCGCCACGCCCTCCAGAACGGTTTTGACGGGATCGGCCTCGACCCGGTTGCCTTTGCCGCGGCGGAAGGTGGCGCCGCACTCGAGGATGCGATAGCGCGCGGCCTGGCGGTTCTCGCCACCGGCCGGAGCGTCGTTCTCCATACGGCGCTTGGACCCTCGAGCGATCGCGGAGATGCCATCCGCCTGGAGGAGGGACCACGCCATCGGATCGGCGAGCGGCTCGGCTTGCTTCTGAAGGAACTGGTGAAACGGGCCGGCCTTCGCCGCGCCGTGATCGCCGGCGGTGACACCTCGAGCCACGCGCTCGGTCAGCTCTCGGTCGACGCGTTAACCCTGCGTCTGCCGCTGCCGCAGTCGCCGGGTTCGCCGCTCTGCACCGCCCACAGCGCCAACCCGCTGGTCGACGGCATCGAGGTGGCGTTGAAGGGCGGCCAGATCGGGCTGGACGACTATTTCTCGATGATCCGCAGCGGCTGGCCGGCTGCCTGCTGA
- the oiaX gene encoding 3-oxo-isoapionate-4-phosphate decarboxylase OiaX → MIRITYRIETPGDVEALAAKIASDQSTGTFVLVPGETEELKARVAARVVAIRHLEPGDRPSWPEEAGGAKRFNRAEADIDFPLDAVGTDLAALMTIAIAGVYSIKGMTGVRIVDMQLPPEFGRAHPGPQFGIPGSRRLTGVEKRPIIGTIVKPALGLRPEETAALVGELLSSGVDFIKDDEKLMSPAYSPLKARIAAIMPKILDHEQKTGKKVMYAFGISHTDPDEMMRNHDLVVEAGGNAGVVNINSIGMGGVAFLRKRSGIVLHAHRNGWDILTRHGGLGMEFSVWQQFWRLIGVDQFQINGIRVKYWEPDESFVKSFKAAGTPLFSERDCPLPVVGSGQWGGQAPETYARTGGSTDLLYLCGGGIVSHPGGAGAGVRAVRQAWEAAVAGIPLADYARDHPELAQSLIKFADGNGT, encoded by the coding sequence GTGATCCGCATCACCTACCGCATCGAGACCCCCGGCGACGTCGAGGCGCTGGCGGCGAAGATCGCAAGCGATCAGTCGACCGGGACCTTCGTGCTCGTCCCGGGCGAGACCGAAGAGCTGAAGGCCCGCGTAGCGGCCCGGGTCGTTGCCATCAGGCATCTGGAACCGGGCGACCGCCCTTCCTGGCCGGAGGAGGCCGGCGGGGCGAAGCGCTTCAACCGGGCTGAGGCGGACATCGATTTTCCGCTCGATGCGGTCGGCACGGACCTTGCCGCGCTGATGACCATCGCCATAGCCGGCGTCTATTCGATCAAGGGCATGACCGGCGTTCGCATCGTCGATATGCAATTGCCGCCGGAGTTCGGCCGTGCCCATCCCGGACCGCAGTTCGGCATCCCCGGGAGCCGCCGGCTGACCGGCGTTGAGAAACGCCCGATCATCGGCACCATCGTCAAGCCCGCCTTGGGCCTGAGGCCGGAGGAGACAGCTGCACTGGTGGGTGAACTGCTCTCCTCCGGCGTCGATTTCATCAAGGACGACGAGAAGCTGATGAGCCCGGCCTATTCGCCGCTGAAGGCGCGGATCGCCGCGATCATGCCGAAGATCCTCGACCACGAACAGAAGACCGGCAAGAAGGTGATGTACGCCTTCGGCATCTCCCACACAGACCCGGACGAGATGATGCGCAACCATGATCTCGTCGTTGAGGCGGGCGGCAATGCGGGGGTCGTCAACATCAATTCGATCGGCATGGGGGGCGTTGCCTTCCTGCGAAAGCGCTCCGGCATCGTGCTTCATGCGCATCGCAATGGCTGGGATATCCTCACCCGCCACGGCGGCCTCGGAATGGAATTCTCCGTCTGGCAGCAGTTCTGGCGGCTGATCGGCGTGGACCAGTTCCAGATCAACGGCATCCGCGTCAAATATTGGGAGCCGGACGAGAGCTTCGTCAAATCCTTCAAGGCGGCCGGCACGCCGCTGTTTTCCGAGCGCGACTGTCCGCTGCCGGTCGTCGGCTCCGGCCAATGGGGCGGCCAGGCGCCCGAGACCTATGCCCGGACCGGCGGCTCGACCGATCTGCTTTATCTGTGCGGCGGCGGCATTGTCAGCCATCCTGGCGGCGCCGGCGCCGGGGTGAGGGCGGTTCGCCAGGCCTGGGAGGCGGCGGTCGCCGGTATCCCGCTTGCCGACTATGCCAGGGATCATCCCGAGCTCGCTCAGTCGCTCATTAAATTCGCCGACGGCAACGGCACCTGA
- a CDS encoding transcriptional regulator NanR, protein MAIQSEPIVRRKLSDEVFARLKALIETGELQPGDEMPSERMLMERFQVGRPAIREAMQTLANMGLIEISHGERAKVLQPTAQSLLRQVDVAAKIMLSASSDSLEHLKNARIFFERGMVREAASRASAADVAALEETLKRQRAALGDSDAFVTADMAFHSRIAEISGNPIFTAVSEAMLGWLKEYHTEMLIWTGKENVTLSEHAEIIDCIRRGKPDEAEQAMIKHLERSRALYAPKGRAES, encoded by the coding sequence ATGGCGATTCAATCCGAACCGATCGTTCGCAGGAAGCTTTCCGACGAGGTCTTCGCCCGGCTGAAGGCGCTGATCGAGACCGGCGAGTTGCAGCCCGGCGACGAGATGCCATCGGAACGGATGCTGATGGAGCGCTTCCAGGTCGGCCGGCCGGCCATTCGCGAAGCGATGCAGACGCTTGCCAATATGGGTCTGATCGAGATCTCGCACGGCGAGCGCGCCAAGGTGCTGCAGCCGACGGCGCAATCGCTGCTGAGGCAGGTGGACGTTGCCGCCAAGATCATGCTTTCGGCCTCATCGGACTCACTTGAGCACCTGAAGAACGCCCGCATTTTCTTCGAGCGCGGCATGGTGCGCGAGGCGGCAAGCCGCGCCAGCGCCGCCGATGTCGCCGCGCTCGAGGAGACCTTGAAGCGGCAACGCGCCGCGCTCGGCGATTCCGACGCCTTCGTCACCGCCGACATGGCATTTCACAGCCGCATTGCGGAGATATCCGGCAACCCGATCTTCACCGCCGTGAGCGAAGCGATGCTCGGCTGGCTCAAGGAATATCACACGGAAATGCTGATCTGGACCGGCAAGGAGAATGTCACGCTTTCCGAGCACGCGGAAATTATCGACTGCATTCGCCGGGGAAAACCCGACGAGGCCGAGCAGGCGATGATCAAGCATCTCGAGCGCTCGCGGGCGCTCTATGCGCCGAAGGGACGCGCCGAGAGCTAG
- the apnL gene encoding D-apionate lactonase: MTASRAFLLFGTEERQPETRRLEAGRLSAELVGGNLRTIRFSGREVLRAISFLVRDRDWGTCAAAITDLTVEEEEAATIVRYNARFRAPDGAILECRSTIEVFPDALIFDARFTPDRDFETARTGFAILHPTVGLVGRPVTVEHGDGSIERSVFPDLIEPWQPFKDIAAITHEVMPGVKAECRMAGDIFEMEDQRNWTDGSYKTYVRPLALPWPYVLKAGETTHQAIRLSIRQVDAARPTVDREPGPIAISLKRDQGTLPAIGIGLRPDEVSDELLDAGLIRALGARHLICHFDPQAGHGAAALRHFRQMADTSGAAVTLECFVPCRRPLGDELDEVARMVGDSGLKLASLAVSPSVDRQSTPPGSVWPECPPLDDVYAAAQRAFPGVPLGGGMFSYFTELNRKRAPVDRLAYVTHCTNPIVHAADDLSVMQTFEALRDITRSVRAIYGDKPYRIGPSTIAMRQNPYGSRTKDNPSGKRIAMANRDPRHNALFGAAWTLAYAATVADADLEVLTLSTLAGPFGLVAGSGEPVKEGQPRPLFHVLRWLAELSGGSRIAVETAVPDRVVGLGAALVETSTLLFANLTPDLQKVTLAGPARRRLTLLDENWLREGAKEPGASAHEAESVVLPAYAVARIDSLSAIES, encoded by the coding sequence GTGACGGCCTCGCGCGCCTTTCTCCTTTTCGGCACCGAGGAGAGGCAGCCGGAAACACGCCGCCTCGAAGCCGGTCGCCTCAGTGCCGAACTCGTCGGCGGCAATCTGCGGACGATCCGCTTTTCCGGCAGGGAAGTGCTGCGGGCGATTTCCTTTCTGGTGCGCGACCGGGACTGGGGAACATGCGCGGCCGCAATCACCGATTTGACCGTCGAAGAGGAAGAGGCGGCGACGATCGTCCGATACAATGCCCGGTTCCGGGCGCCGGACGGGGCGATCCTCGAGTGCCGGTCCACGATCGAGGTCTTCCCCGACGCCCTGATCTTCGATGCGCGCTTCACGCCGGATCGCGATTTCGAAACGGCGCGCACCGGCTTTGCGATCCTGCATCCTACCGTCGGCCTGGTAGGCCGGCCAGTCACGGTCGAGCATGGCGACGGTTCGATCGAGCGATCGGTTTTCCCCGATCTGATCGAGCCCTGGCAGCCGTTCAAGGATATCGCCGCGATCACCCATGAGGTCATGCCCGGGGTCAAGGCCGAGTGCCGCATGGCCGGCGACATCTTCGAGATGGAGGACCAGCGCAACTGGACCGACGGTTCCTACAAGACCTATGTGCGGCCGCTGGCGCTACCCTGGCCCTACGTGCTGAAGGCCGGGGAGACCACTCATCAGGCCATCCGGCTATCAATCCGGCAGGTGGATGCGGCCCGCCCGACGGTCGACCGAGAGCCTGGCCCGATCGCAATTTCACTGAAGCGCGATCAAGGCACACTGCCGGCAATCGGCATCGGGCTCAGGCCCGACGAGGTCAGCGACGAACTGCTCGACGCCGGTCTTATCCGCGCGCTCGGTGCGCGGCATCTGATCTGCCACTTCGATCCGCAGGCCGGCCATGGCGCCGCCGCGCTGCGGCACTTCCGGCAAATGGCCGACACGTCCGGCGCCGCGGTGACGCTCGAGTGCTTCGTACCGTGCCGGCGTCCGCTCGGCGACGAATTGGACGAGGTCGCCCGGATGGTGGGCGACAGCGGGTTGAAGCTCGCAAGCCTCGCCGTGTCGCCGTCGGTCGACCGTCAATCGACGCCGCCGGGCAGCGTCTGGCCGGAATGCCCGCCGCTCGACGATGTCTATGCGGCTGCGCAAAGGGCCTTCCCGGGCGTGCCGCTGGGCGGCGGGATGTTCAGCTATTTCACCGAGCTCAACCGCAAGCGCGCGCCGGTCGATCGGCTCGCCTATGTGACCCATTGCACCAATCCGATCGTCCACGCCGCCGACGACCTGAGCGTCATGCAGACTTTCGAAGCGCTCCGCGACATCACCCGCTCCGTGCGGGCGATCTATGGCGACAAGCCCTATCGCATCGGCCCCTCGACCATCGCCATGCGCCAGAACCCCTATGGAAGCCGGACCAAGGACAATCCGTCGGGCAAGCGCATCGCCATGGCGAACCGCGATCCGCGGCACAATGCGCTCTTCGGCGCTGCCTGGACGCTCGCCTATGCAGCGACGGTGGCGGATGCGGATCTGGAAGTCCTGACGCTTTCGACACTTGCCGGGCCGTTCGGCCTGGTGGCCGGATCTGGCGAGCCCGTCAAGGAGGGCCAACCGAGGCCATTGTTCCACGTCTTGCGCTGGCTTGCCGAGCTGTCCGGCGGCAGCCGCATTGCCGTCGAGACAGCCGTGCCGGACCGGGTTGTTGGACTGGGCGCGGCTCTCGTAGAAACGTCAACCCTGCTGTTTGCCAATCTCACGCCCGATCTGCAGAAGGTGACGCTTGCCGGGCCGGCCAGGCGAAGGCTGACGCTTCTCGACGAAAACTGGTTGCGGGAAGGGGCAAAGGAGCCTGGGGCCAGCGCGCATGAAGCGGAAAGCGTCGTGCTGCCCGCCTATGCGGTTGCCCGCATTGATAGTCTGAGCGCTATTGAGTCATAG
- a CDS encoding Gfo/Idh/MocA family protein, which produces MAVLKGALIGCGFFAVNQMHGWRDAEGARIVAICDRDPARLRAVGDEFGITRRYTSAEDLFADGGFDFVDIATTVKSHRSLVELAAHNGIPTICQKPIAPTMEDAKAMVAACAAVGVPLMVHENFRWQSPIRAAKAVIDSGAIGEVFWGRVSFRSAYDVYSGQPYLATGKRFIIEDLGIHALDIARYLFGDATSVTARTRRVNPRIVGEDVATVLLDHRGGITSIVDCSYATRLPVEAFPETLLEVDGSKGTLRLSQDYRLQVHSREGTVTKDVAPRLLPWASPPWHNIQESVSLIQQHWVDCLRTGREPDTSGRDNLKTFALVEASYRSAAKVKTVPVEEFFR; this is translated from the coding sequence ATGGCAGTTCTGAAGGGCGCTCTGATCGGTTGCGGCTTCTTCGCGGTCAACCAGATGCATGGCTGGCGCGACGCCGAAGGGGCGCGTATCGTCGCCATCTGCGATCGCGATCCGGCACGGCTTCGGGCGGTCGGCGACGAATTTGGCATCACGCGCCGGTATACCTCGGCCGAGGACCTGTTTGCCGATGGCGGTTTTGATTTCGTCGATATCGCGACGACCGTCAAAAGCCACCGCTCGCTCGTGGAACTCGCCGCGCACAATGGCATTCCGACGATCTGTCAAAAGCCGATCGCCCCGACGATGGAGGACGCCAAGGCGATGGTCGCCGCCTGCGCGGCGGTGGGCGTTCCGTTGATGGTGCACGAGAATTTCCGCTGGCAGTCGCCGATCCGGGCTGCAAAGGCAGTGATCGACAGCGGCGCGATCGGCGAGGTGTTCTGGGGCCGGGTAAGCTTCCGCTCGGCCTATGACGTCTATTCCGGCCAGCCTTATCTCGCGACCGGCAAGCGCTTCATCATAGAAGACCTCGGCATCCACGCGCTCGACATCGCGCGCTATCTCTTCGGCGACGCGACGTCGGTGACCGCCCGCACCCGCCGGGTCAACCCGAGAATCGTCGGCGAGGACGTCGCGACCGTGCTGCTCGACCATCGCGGCGGCATCACGTCGATTGTCGATTGCAGCTATGCGACCCGGTTGCCGGTCGAGGCCTTCCCCGAAACTTTGCTGGAAGTGGACGGCAGCAAAGGCACGCTGCGGCTTTCGCAAGACTATCGTCTTCAGGTTCACTCGCGAGAGGGTACGGTGACGAAGGATGTCGCGCCGCGTCTTCTTCCTTGGGCATCGCCGCCCTGGCACAACATCCAGGAGAGCGTCAGCCTTATCCAGCAGCATTGGGTCGACTGTCTGCGCACCGGCCGCGAGCCGGACACGTCCGGCAGGGACAATCTCAAGACCTTCGCTCTTGTCGAGGCCTCCTACCGCAGCGCCGCGAAGGTCAAGACCGTGCCGGTCGAGGAATTTTTCCGGTGA